A stretch of the Janthinobacterium sp. B9-8 genome encodes the following:
- the mfd gene encoding transcription-repair coupling factor produces MTLPALPLNGQRTQIHALHGSGDAWALSHYANMAHPLVVFTSNAQVASRLKEELAFLAPQKNIVLFPDWETLAYDHFSPHHDLISERLAALWQIRQNQADVVIVPVQTAMGVLPPVEYLAAYTFFIKKGEQLDADQLRADMAFAGYSHVTQVYGPGEFSIRGGLIDLFPMGSTLPFRLDLFGDTIETIRTFDVDTQRSLYPVPEIRLLPAREFPLDEKGRTQFRQRFREVFEGDPSKARIYKEIGNGSTPAGIEYYLPLFFEQTATLFDYLPKDAVLAQHGELLQAAEQFWAETSDRYRNLSGDKERPILAPKDLYLTPDALFSGLNKHRRIEFIAGDSAFTAALPALNVDRRSDNPISKLTDFIASYNGQILLCAESLGRRETMAQFFAEYDLKPELIESWAAIQENKTSKVLLTAAPFYNGFILNDGALAIITEANLYEMVAQSRGKRQQKRSNTDAMLRDLSELKIGDAVVHEGHGIGRYSGLTSMDLGEGETELVVIEYAGNDKLYVPVSQLHVISRYSGGSADAAPLHKLGSGSWDKSKRKAAEQVRDTAAELLNLYARRAARKGHAFEWDFHDYAAFSAGFGFEETADQAAAIEAVLVDMRIDKPMDRLVCGDVGFGKTEVALRAAFAAVAGGKQVAVLVPTTLLAEQHFQTFSDRFSDWPIKVAEISRFRSAKEAAATMKGMAEGTVDIVIGTHKLVQPDVEFSKLGLVIIDEEHRFGVRQKEQLKALRADVDVLTLTATPIPRTLAMSLEGLRDFSVIATAPNKRLAVKTFLAKFSDGIIREAVLRELKRGGQVFFLHNEVDTIDNMREKLSTLLPEARVGVAHGQMRERDLEHVMRDFAQQRFNILLCTTIIETGIDIPNANTILMNRADKFGLAQLHQMRGRVGRSHHQAYAYLLVPEPEALTGDAKKRLEAIQMMDELGAGFYLAMHDLEIRGAGEVLGDSQSGEMQEIGFSLYSQMLKEAVKSLKKGIEPDLSQPLGVTTEINLRAPALLPAEYCPDVNERLSLYKRLAHCESNEDLDDLMQELIDRFGLLPAPAKVLLDCHRLRMIAGTLGIAKIDAADNAIVISFTTNTVIEPMKIIKLIQNKKNYKMSGQDKLRVEGNWPESTLRVVRVKELLHELSH; encoded by the coding sequence TGCCAGTGCAAACCGCCATGGGTGTTTTGCCCCCTGTAGAGTATCTGGCGGCTTACACCTTTTTTATCAAAAAGGGCGAGCAGCTAGATGCAGATCAGTTGCGCGCCGATATGGCCTTTGCTGGCTATAGCCATGTAACACAGGTATACGGGCCGGGTGAGTTTTCGATTCGTGGCGGGCTGATTGATTTATTCCCAATGGGCTCTACCCTGCCGTTTCGCCTTGATCTATTCGGCGACACCATCGAAACCATCCGCACCTTTGATGTGGATACCCAGCGCAGCCTTTACCCTGTGCCCGAAATCCGCCTGCTGCCCGCACGCGAGTTTCCGCTGGATGAAAAGGGCCGCACTCAATTCAGGCAGCGCTTTAGGGAAGTCTTTGAAGGCGACCCAAGCAAAGCACGTATTTATAAAGAGATTGGCAACGGCAGCACCCCAGCGGGGATTGAATACTATCTGCCGCTGTTTTTTGAACAAACCGCCACGCTGTTTGATTACCTACCCAAAGACGCTGTTTTGGCGCAGCACGGCGAGCTATTGCAAGCCGCCGAGCAGTTCTGGGCAGAAACGAGCGATCGTTACCGCAATCTATCTGGCGATAAAGAACGCCCCATTCTTGCGCCCAAAGATCTCTACCTCACCCCAGATGCGCTGTTTAGCGGTTTAAACAAACATCGCCGCATCGAATTTATTGCGGGTGACTCGGCCTTTACTGCCGCCCTGCCCGCTCTCAATGTGGACCGACGCAGCGACAACCCAATCAGCAAGCTCACCGATTTTATCGCCAGCTATAACGGGCAAATTTTGCTCTGCGCCGAAAGTCTGGGCCGCCGTGAAACCATGGCGCAGTTTTTTGCCGAATATGACCTAAAGCCTGAGCTAATCGAAAGCTGGGCCGCCATTCAAGAAAACAAAACCAGCAAAGTGCTGCTGACCGCCGCACCGTTTTATAACGGCTTTATCTTAAATGATGGCGCTTTAGCCATTATCACCGAAGCCAATCTTTACGAAATGGTGGCGCAAAGCCGTGGCAAGCGTCAGCAAAAGCGCAGCAATACCGATGCCATGCTGCGTGATTTATCCGAGCTAAAAATTGGCGATGCGGTGGTGCACGAAGGCCACGGCATTGGCCGCTATTCTGGCCTGACCAGCATGGATTTGGGTGAGGGTGAAACCGAACTAGTGGTGATTGAATACGCGGGCAACGACAAGCTTTATGTACCCGTTAGCCAGCTACACGTCATCAGCCGTTATTCTGGTGGCAGCGCAGATGCAGCCCCTCTGCATAAACTAGGTAGCGGTAGCTGGGATAAATCCAAACGTAAGGCCGCCGAGCAAGTCAGGGACACTGCCGCCGAACTGCTTAATCTTTACGCCCGCCGCGCCGCACGTAAGGGCCACGCCTTTGAATGGGATTTCCACGATTACGCGGCCTTTAGCGCTGGCTTTGGCTTTGAAGAAACCGCCGATCAAGCCGCCGCCATCGAAGCGGTGTTGGTCGATATGCGCATAGATAAACCGATGGACAGGCTGGTGTGCGGTGATGTGGGCTTTGGTAAAACCGAAGTAGCACTGCGCGCCGCCTTTGCCGCCGTGGCAGGTGGCAAGCAAGTGGCCGTGCTCGTGCCCACCACCCTACTGGCCGAGCAACATTTCCAGACCTTTAGCGATCGCTTTTCTGACTGGCCGATTAAAGTAGCGGAAATCTCACGCTTCAGAAGCGCTAAAGAAGCAGCCGCAACGATGAAAGGCATGGCGGAAGGCACGGTCGATATCGTGATCGGCACGCATAAACTGGTGCAGCCGGATGTGGAATTCAGTAAGCTGGGCCTCGTGATTATCGACGAAGAACACCGCTTTGGTGTGCGGCAAAAAGAACAGCTTAAAGCGCTGCGCGCCGATGTGGACGTGCTCACCCTCACCGCCACGCCAATTCCGCGCACGCTGGCGATGAGTCTGGAAGGCTTGCGTGACTTTTCCGTAATTGCCACCGCGCCCAATAAACGCCTTGCCGTTAAAACCTTTCTCGCCAAATTTAGCGACGGCATTATCCGCGAAGCGGTACTGCGCGAGCTCAAGCGCGGCGGACAGGTGTTCTTTTTACATAATGAAGTCGACACGATCGACAATATGCGCGAAAAACTCAGCACCCTCCTGCCCGAAGCCCGCGTTGGCGTGGCACACGGCCAGATGAGGGAACGTGACCTTGAGCATGTAATGAGAGACTTCGCCCAGCAGCGTTTTAATATTCTGCTCTGCACCACCATTATCGAAACCGGGATCGACATTCCCAACGCCAATACCATTTTGATGAACCGTGCCGATAAATTTGGCTTGGCGCAATTGCACCAAATGCGCGGCCGCGTGGGCCGAAGCCATCACCAGGCTTACGCCTACCTACTTGTACCCGAGCCGGAAGCCTTGACGGGCGATGCCAAAAAGCGCCTCGAAGCCATTCAAATGATGGATGAATTGGGTGCAGGGTTTTATTTAGCGATGCACGATCTGGAAATCCGTGGCGCGGGTGAAGTACTGGGCGATTCACAATCGGGTGAAATGCAGGAAATCGGCTTCTCGCTCTACAGCCAGATGCTCAAAGAAGCGGTTAAATCACTCAAAAAAGGCATTGAGCCTGATTTATCGCAGCCGCTCGGGGTGACCACCGAAATCAATCTACGTGCCCCTGCATTGCTGCCCGCCGAATACTGCCCGGATGTAAACGAGCGGCTCAGCCTCTACAAGCGCCTTGCCCATTGTGAAAGCAATGAGGATCTGGATGATCTAATGCAAGAGCTGATCGATCGCTTTGGCCTCTTGCCTGCGCCTGCCAAAGTGCTGCTCGATTGTCACCGCCTGCGCATGATTGCAGGCACGCTGGGCATTGCTAAAATCGATGCGGCCGACAATGCCATCGTGATCAGCTTTACCACTAATACCGTGATCGAGCCGATGAAAATCATTAAGCTCATCCAGAACAAAAAGAACTACAAAATGAGCGGCCAGGATAAATTGCGCGTAGAAGGCAATTGGCCGGAAAGCACCCTGCGGGTGGTGAGAGTGAAAGAGCTGTTGCATGAGTTAAGCCATTGA
- a CDS encoding DEAD/DEAH box helicase has protein sequence MPLTHKLSELHPDDLPLIYAMALLQEPMPQVRLITLMQLRKEKMASGDAYDQPIIKTCIARLMLKKMVTLHAGMGYAIEDEYIFPALLKLKQSGWLPSWVGSARDLLTQQHEYSPWKNYPEDFCRREVMFSAFCGQIEIVNEWRQRMGMADSLALHFFESDSGQLLFSLLDDDIQSQLLQDALQSSAWNLADCSAIYQYTLSLFEQSFYEWPLLSAQLAAHALLRGDFAQLKLIQKKTPAQFLAENLAALATLRGEYGIAIEIYDALLKALKQGSGKRKYFLSDSNGLLYTVALLGLNTPASLKLAKAQVDEGQKQKHAYSYFALHPLVDHLAQGTPLISARPGYIHQPSDCDGLFEALAFFWQDADVDDSWCQKLITARAKASKHGYQWIAAELDVVLFQQFGKPLLYPGWHAQQQLTPLISAIKREEGWQRALMALSQLKAGAPANTSDVRIAWLIETNHGDIRIDPREQKKSTKGIWSKGRAVALRRMLQEQDTLPGMTDQDKRVASCIRKSYNNYYGGSDYELEAEAAIGHLIGHPALFWFDAPDVRIDIAKGEVALLLKEKQGQITLQLDPEMDSNAALIWKKETPTRLVIYSSSPEIKQIAGILGTGLAVPVAAKAQLVDVITAIAPHIAIHSDLPELAAHVDSVPADATLYAHLLPLQEGLRMQLLVRPLAGGSWMTPAKGSVNVLGEIDGKAVQAVRDLAAEKKRLKRVVDGSPTLSQAEQNGIEWELFHPELCLELLAELRTFGEDTLQLVWPEGERFRLNSTRGLAQMSLTVKKQGEWFVAGGELTLDDGRVLALRELLQMMDKAEGRFLPLGDGDYLALTAAFKKRLDELRVLAEVNKDGLRISALTAPLLAELASEVGDLQSDAAWQEQVAKLDSLADFQPKVPSTLQATLRDYQLEGFQWLSRLARWGVGACLADDMGLGKTVQALALLLTRAPQGPALVIAPLSVALNWQAEALRFAPTLKVQTYHNNRALTDLGPFDLVVASYGMLQQDSEAFAAQHWHTVVLDEAQAIKNSATKRSQAAMALNADFKVIASGTPVENHLGELWNLFRFINPGLLGSKERFAAKFSGPIERGDKTAKQHLKKLIQPFILRRTKTQVLSELPPRTEITLKVELSKDERHLYEALRQEAVEKLDAAGADENRAMRVLAEITRLRRFCCNPKLTLPNSTLEGSKLAAFGEITEELLENNHKALVFSQFVDHLAIVREWLEEKGISYQYLDGSTPIMERKKRVDAFQAGIGDVFLISLKAGGTGLNLTAADYVIHLDPWWNPAVEDQASDRAHRMGQQRPVTIYRLVAQDTIEEQILALHAEKRDLADSLLEGGDATGKMDTAALLGLLRGGN, from the coding sequence ATGCCCCTGACCCACAAACTCTCTGAACTTCATCCCGATGATCTACCGCTGATCTATGCCATGGCGCTGCTTCAAGAGCCAATGCCACAAGTTCGGCTGATCACGCTGATGCAGCTGCGTAAAGAAAAAATGGCCAGTGGCGATGCTTATGATCAGCCCATAATCAAAACCTGCATTGCTCGCTTGATGCTAAAAAAGATGGTCACCTTGCATGCAGGCATGGGCTATGCAATAGAAGATGAATATATTTTCCCCGCTTTACTTAAGCTTAAACAAAGCGGCTGGCTACCTAGCTGGGTGGGCTCGGCCCGTGATTTACTCACACAGCAGCATGAATACTCTCCATGGAAAAACTATCCAGAAGACTTTTGCCGACGTGAAGTGATGTTCTCTGCTTTTTGCGGGCAAATTGAAATCGTCAATGAATGGCGGCAGCGTATGGGCATGGCCGATAGCCTTGCCTTACATTTTTTTGAGAGCGACAGCGGCCAACTTTTATTTAGCCTGCTCGATGACGATATCCAAAGCCAGCTTCTGCAAGATGCTTTACAAAGCAGCGCATGGAATCTTGCCGATTGCAGCGCAATTTATCAGTACACCCTCAGCCTGTTTGAGCAAAGCTTTTACGAATGGCCGCTACTGTCTGCGCAACTCGCCGCCCATGCCCTGCTACGTGGTGACTTTGCCCAGCTCAAGCTGATCCAGAAAAAAACACCTGCGCAATTCTTAGCCGAAAACCTAGCCGCACTCGCCACCTTGCGCGGTGAATATGGCATTGCAATCGAGATTTACGACGCGCTGCTTAAGGCGCTTAAACAGGGAAGTGGCAAGCGTAAGTACTTTCTAAGTGATAGCAACGGCCTGCTCTATACCGTGGCGCTCTTGGGGCTAAATACCCCTGCCAGCCTCAAGCTTGCCAAGGCGCAAGTTGATGAAGGCCAAAAACAAAAACACGCTTATAGCTATTTTGCGCTCCATCCCTTAGTCGATCATCTGGCACAAGGTACGCCGCTGATCAGCGCCCGCCCCGGCTATATTCATCAGCCGAGTGATTGCGATGGCCTATTTGAAGCGCTGGCCTTTTTCTGGCAAGACGCCGATGTAGACGATAGCTGGTGCCAAAAGCTCATTACCGCCAGAGCCAAGGCCAGCAAGCATGGCTATCAATGGATTGCTGCCGAGCTGGATGTAGTGCTCTTCCAGCAATTTGGCAAGCCGCTGCTCTACCCCGGCTGGCATGCCCAGCAGCAACTTACCCCTTTGATTTCGGCCATTAAGCGGGAAGAAGGCTGGCAGCGTGCACTTATGGCACTGAGCCAACTCAAAGCAGGCGCCCCTGCAAACACCAGTGATGTGCGTATCGCTTGGCTGATCGAAACAAATCACGGCGATATCCGGATCGACCCACGTGAGCAAAAGAAAAGCACAAAAGGAATCTGGAGCAAGGGCCGTGCCGTGGCGCTACGCCGTATGCTGCAAGAGCAAGACACCCTGCCGGGCATGACGGATCAGGACAAACGCGTCGCCAGCTGTATCAGAAAATCGTACAACAATTATTACGGCGGCAGCGATTACGAGCTGGAGGCCGAAGCGGCTATCGGGCATTTAATTGGCCACCCCGCGCTATTTTGGTTTGATGCGCCCGATGTGCGCATCGACATTGCCAAGGGCGAAGTGGCACTGCTGCTTAAAGAAAAACAAGGCCAGATCACCCTGCAACTCGATCCCGAGATGGATAGCAATGCAGCGCTGATCTGGAAAAAAGAAACCCCAACCCGGCTCGTGATCTACAGCTCCAGCCCTGAAATCAAACAAATCGCAGGTATTTTGGGCACAGGGCTGGCCGTGCCAGTGGCCGCTAAAGCACAGCTAGTGGATGTGATTACCGCGATTGCGCCGCATATTGCCATTCACTCTGACCTGCCCGAGCTGGCCGCCCATGTGGATAGCGTGCCAGCGGATGCCACTCTTTATGCGCATCTTTTACCGCTGCAAGAAGGCCTGCGGATGCAGCTACTGGTGCGCCCGCTAGCGGGTGGCAGCTGGATGACGCCCGCCAAGGGCAGCGTAAATGTGCTGGGCGAGATTGACGGCAAGGCCGTGCAAGCCGTCCGCGATTTAGCCGCAGAAAAGAAACGTTTGAAGCGTGTAGTGGATGGCTCGCCGACCCTCAGCCAAGCCGAGCAAAATGGCATTGAGTGGGAGCTATTCCACCCCGAGCTTTGCTTAGAGCTGCTGGCCGAGCTGCGAACCTTTGGCGAAGACACCCTGCAACTGGTCTGGCCCGAGGGCGAGCGTTTCCGCTTAAACAGCACACGCGGCCTCGCGCAAATGTCGCTCACCGTCAAAAAACAAGGCGAGTGGTTTGTAGCCGGTGGCGAGCTAACGCTGGATGACGGCCGTGTACTGGCGCTGCGCGAGCTTTTGCAAATGATGGACAAAGCCGAAGGCCGCTTCTTGCCGCTGGGCGATGGCGATTATTTAGCGCTCACCGCTGCCTTTAAAAAACGCCTCGACGAATTGCGCGTGCTGGCCGAAGTCAACAAAGACGGCCTACGCATCAGCGCCCTGACCGCGCCGCTGCTGGCCGAGCTAGCGAGCGAAGTGGGTGATTTGCAAAGCGATGCAGCTTGGCAGGAGCAAGTGGCCAAGCTGGATTCACTGGCCGATTTTCAGCCCAAAGTGCCATCCACCCTGCAAGCCACGCTGCGCGATTATCAATTGGAAGGTTTTCAATGGTTATCCCGCCTAGCACGTTGGGGCGTAGGGGCGTGTCTGGCCGACGATATGGGCTTGGGCAAAACCGTGCAAGCACTGGCGCTGCTGCTCACTCGCGCGCCGCAAGGCCCTGCGCTGGTGATTGCCCCGCTATCGGTAGCGCTAAACTGGCAGGCTGAAGCGCTGCGCTTTGCGCCTACGCTTAAAGTGCAGACTTATCACAATAATCGTGCGCTAACCGATCTTGGGCCTTTTGATTTGGTGGTCGCCAGCTACGGCATGTTGCAGCAAGACAGCGAAGCCTTTGCCGCCCAGCACTGGCACACCGTAGTATTGGATGAGGCGCAGGCGATTAAGAATTCCGCCACCAAACGCAGCCAGGCTGCGATGGCGCTCAATGCCGATTTCAAAGTGATTGCCAGCGGCACACCGGTGGAAAATCACCTTGGCGAGCTCTGGAATCTGTTCCGCTTTATCAACCCCGGCCTGCTCGGGTCAAAAGAGCGTTTTGCCGCCAAATTTAGTGGCCCGATTGAGCGCGGGGACAAAACCGCCAAACAGCATTTGAAAAAACTGATCCAACCGTTTATCCTGCGCCGAACCAAGACCCAAGTGCTGAGCGAATTACCGCCGCGTACCGAGATCACGCTTAAAGTCGAATTATCCAAAGACGAGCGCCATTTATATGAAGCACTGCGCCAGGAAGCGGTAGAAAAACTAGATGCCGCAGGCGCAGATGAAAACCGCGCCATGCGTGTACTGGCCGAAATCACCCGTTTGCGGCGCTTTTGCTGCAATCCTAAGCTCACGCTTCCCAATTCAACCCTAGAAGGCAGTAAACTCGCCGCCTTTGGCGAAATCACTGAAGAGCTGCTAGAAAACAATCACAAGGCACTGGTGTTTAGCCAGTTTGTCGATCATCTGGCGATTGTGCGTGAATGGCTGGAAGAAAAAGGCATCAGCTACCAATATCTGGATGGCAGTACGCCGATTATGGAGCGCAAAAAACGCGTCGATGCTTTTCAAGCCGGGATAGGCGATGTGTTTTTAATCAGCCTAAAAGCCGGTGGCACAGGATTAAACCTGACCGCAGCCGATTATGTGATCCACCTTGACCCATGGTGGAACCCCGCCGTTGAAGACCAAGCGTCCGATCGAGCACACCGCATGGGGCAGCAAAGACCGGTGACAATTTACCGCCTCGTGGCGCAAGACACCATCGAAGAGCAAATTTTGGCCCTGCACGCAGAAAAACGCGACCTCGCCGACAGCCTGCTCGAAGGCGGAGATGCCACAGGCAAGATGGACACGGCAGCGCTGTTGGGATTGCTGCGAGGTGGGAATTAA
- a CDS encoding YecA/YgfB family protein yields the protein MSALKQAELERLDAFLMSDATGAETMDLEMIDGFFVALAISPEQAPEEEWLPHIFEGQAPEFKDAAEKDEIIELIRRHHAAIQAAFSLKSRNKETEEPLYVPIVLQDEGIDEKWRETLGAYWASGFRAGVLLREDLWQDTLDENEDLYEIVAKILTLELGHHPDDEELVLSIKARDALIDELPWLIEDVLHWWLNKQFGKVETIVNDGPKIGRNDPCSCGSGKKFKKCCGA from the coding sequence ATGTCAGCACTAAAGCAAGCCGAACTTGAACGCCTTGATGCGTTTTTAATGTCTGATGCCACAGGCGCAGAGACCATGGATCTGGAAATGATCGATGGTTTCTTTGTTGCACTAGCGATCAGCCCGGAGCAAGCGCCCGAAGAAGAATGGTTGCCGCATATTTTTGAAGGCCAAGCACCAGAATTTAAAGATGCGGCAGAAAAAGACGAGATTATCGAATTAATCCGCCGCCATCACGCCGCCATTCAAGCTGCGTTCTCGCTCAAATCTCGCAATAAAGAAACTGAAGAGCCTTTGTACGTGCCTATCGTTTTGCAAGACGAAGGCATTGATGAGAAATGGCGTGAAACGCTGGGCGCTTACTGGGCCTCAGGCTTTAGAGCCGGTGTTTTACTGCGTGAAGACCTTTGGCAAGATACGCTGGATGAGAACGAAGACCTCTACGAAATCGTTGCCAAGATTCTGACCCTCGAGCTTGGCCATCATCCAGATGACGAAGAACTGGTGCTGAGCATCAAGGCCCGTGATGCGCTGATTGACGAGCTGCCTTGGCTGATTGAAGACGTGCTGCACTGGTGGCTGAACAAGCAATTTGGCAAGGTAGAAACCATTGTGAATGACGGCCCCAAAATTGGCCGTAACGATCCTTGCAGCTGTGGCAGCGGCAAGAAATTCAAAAAATGTTGCGGTGCATAA
- a CDS encoding DUF1737 domain-containing protein, translated as MNSEPKSTPPNNLPRYRLITGPDDAAFCHRISEALALGYQLYGSPAATFNGQNVIVAQAILWPSL; from the coding sequence ATGAACTCAGAACCCAAGTCAACACCACCCAATAATTTGCCCCGCTATCGCTTAATCACCGGCCCCGATGATGCGGCATTCTGCCATCGCATCAGTGAAGCACTGGCTCTGGGCTATCAACTTTATGGCTCACCTGCGGCCACTTTCAACGGACAGAATGTCATCGTGGCCCAAGCCATACTCTGGCCTTCACTTTAA